The Dioscorea cayenensis subsp. rotundata cultivar TDr96_F1 chromosome 16, TDr96_F1_v2_PseudoChromosome.rev07_lg8_w22 25.fasta, whole genome shotgun sequence sequence GATAACAAGAAGTTGGAGAACTTACAGCACCGGGTTTGGTAACACTACCATAAGTCCCTTGTTTTAAGGATTGGTCCTCTTTACCAGGAGACTCAGGTCCTCGGCTGTTCCCACCTGTTTTTTTCTCATCTCTAGCTTTGTTAAAGATCACAGTGAACCCTTCCGCGGAAGCAGGGTCATTGACATCCCACTCACCAAACTTTGGAAGTGGTCGACCCTTTTCCTGGTAAACCGACAATAGATTTCTCATAATGATGCAAgtcattataattttgtttacttttttcaatttataaagaGGGAATCTCAACTGAACTAATAATTAACTCAACCACCAAAACCACTAAAACTAACTCGAGAATAATTCAAACATGATGTCAGATCATCTGGAAGAAAAAAGTTCAAATGTTGACAATAAACTTAAGAATGCACCACAGCTGGAGAATGCTGTCATGCATTATGTCAAAAACTGGCAAAGCGCATTCTCATCGGCGACAACTATCATGCCAGGTGCATCACACTTTGCCAAGGATGGAAAGTAGATACCAGATCAATAAACAATTCTAATCATGACTGTTTCCAttacaaaggaagaaattaaaaatacataactACGAGCATTTCTTAACAGCAAATAGAAGCATgctcaaaagaataaaaatagtgTTCTGGTTTTTAATGTGACAAGATATTCATGTACTTAACTTGCAACAGTAACAACATGAAACTGTGTCAAAGACTTTGCAGTTCAGCTATGTTGATATGCATATCAAATTTATCATAGGATGATAGGAAAGCTTTGCCTTTTAgaatcttttaattattatacttGGTATGATCATAAGTCTCCAGATAGCATGCATTCAGACAATAAaccatttttgttcttttgataGTATATGTACCTAATAAACACCCTAGAACATCAACCTGCATCCTTTAGAGTTTAAAACCTTGccatccatttaaaaaaaaaagagcatgtTATCACTTCACTAATCATACAATACAAAAAGGACAGCAGGGAATAACTATAGGTCACGCTTAtaactcaaaaagaaagaaatatactTCTTAAATCACATTATTAAATTCCTCACATGTTCCAAATACAATTCTCAACAAGGAAAATTCTCAAGAACTGGCCACCAAACATTGATAGTTTAACAAATTAACATCTACAAAACTTTTGctgattatttaatttcatcTTGCTCACAAGAACAATTGAATAGAAAAGGAATTTAGAAACATGGAAAGGTGAATAACACGAAACACAATTTGCTCATGGATACATCATTGATCATTTCTATCTTGCTTTTGcaattaaatatcataaaaggGTGTAAATGATAGGTCAACCTTTAACAACACCCAGCATCATGTTTAAAATGGGTGAGCATTCAAGATGGCAGTGCAGTCTTGCAATGTAATAGCATTAGTTAAAGTCCAAGTTcttcttaaattaaaataagtgtCAGGCAACAATACATACATCTATGATTAAGGCAGCAAGGCATGAAATCACAGAAGGCACAACAATTATGTCGTTAACTACCATAGTGATAGAAAGAGAATTATAAAACTTGAAAATAGTACTGTCTTTCCTCAAACTTACATAAAGctctttaaataacaaaaaaagggCTTTATTTTGTTACCACTCAAAGGTTTTGCTTAAAAGAATCTACTAGACTTAGTCCCAAAGTACTCAAATTGCACCATAGTTAAAGTGGTAAAGATggtaatcaaaattttttggccaaaaacaaaattaagtaaGAGTAGGAAACCATCAATAGCTTGTTGGTTCAACAAACTCAACAACTTCTtaccaaaaatcaaatatttaatctTATGTATCCCTTGTTCCACTCTACGAGATTCCTAATCATGTAAATCCTCTCTTAGATCATCAGTTAAATTTACATATACTCCTGTCTTGGAATTACTAATCATTTATTCATGTCAAATTGTTTCATCTACTACTATTTGCTGATAGGCATATCAGAACACCTAGTCCTACTGATACTGATCCATGTTGCTAACATCAATGCCAAAGAAAGAGCACAGTATTATATGGATGCCAATCCTACAGTATTGAAACCATTGTGTAGCAATTACTCACTATGCCCAAACAAATGTGGTTTAGAGGGTCTAGTTCCCATTAACACTACATACAAAAAATCCATACTTCAGAAACATACAAAATTTCTCACAAAGATGATCTCTTGAGCAGATGATAAGCATCATCTACTTCTAATATGatcctttcaaaaccctaatagccCATTAGGTGAAAACCAACATGACATAAAAATCCAACCATTAATGATAGCCTTCAAGCCGATTTAAACATATCAATGAGGATTCAGCCAAGACATTCAAGAAGGATCATCAAGAGAAAAACATGATCACAATAACATTCCAAAGTCTATGGATACAACTCATTCTCATACTATAAACTTGGCACACCAACTGAAATCAagataggaaaagaaaaatagtactAAGGGTCATCCCCAAATCGAATCAGAGGTAAACAACACGAAGGCGACAAGGATCAACAATCACCCCCAAAAACACTCCAAAATCTCCATGAAATAATCACAAATTCCACCCCAAAAATCAAACTTTTGcacaaaaagtaaaacaaaaatcaattccAAGAGAAATCATCACAAAAACCACAATTATCTATAAACAGCAACATCAAAAAACCTCAAATCCAGCACCAAAACCCTATTAAATCAACCAATCCCACTCCACAGCATCAAACtaaaaatcaaaccataaaaactacaaaaattcatcaaattcaacaagaaaataaagctCTTACCGACATGAATCCTTGCAAGCAACGACGACGATGCGATTCGCGAAAGAGAAACGAAAGAGACAGAGGAAAAGTTcgattcttttcttcttctttttttgggtgggttttaaaaaaaatggttttaatAGAAGGTGATATTTATAGTTTATAGGGGGTTTTTTTGAAGAAGTGGACGCATATGAGCTGTGACTAACGGAAAGTAACGGCAACGTTAGCTTTGACGTCATAACTAACGGCAACGGATTTAGGGTTCTGTTAGAAAAGTAGGCTCGGAGACCTTAACTCCACCCACATCAGACCCGGAAAACCAGACCGGTCAAATGAATccgatataaaaaatatatttttttattatattattaagattgaaatcaaatattaatttattttaatttttacattttaattatttgtgcttaaaaagttttattattcaatttattatattaatgtcacaatcagaaaaaaaataaaaacattaatatattttttacatattttatatcattaatattaatgtttaacattttatacaaaaatatagttttgatttttttaaatttcatttatcaaaatttataaaatagatttatattttagaatatatatatatgtgtgtgtgtgtgtgtgtgtgtgtgtgtgtgtgtgtgtgtgtgtcaacttatatatttcacaaaaatatgttaaaagaGCAAATTTTTCCAGATTACTTTAATTGagaaaatgatttttaatatatatatatatatatatattacctaaaagattcttaatttttcaataaaaataaatgaaaaaaaattcatgccatatgtattttttttttaatgagatagTGGACAATACATATATCAAGGTTGATTTAAAAGCATAATtatcagacccggaccggttgacccggtgacccggAGCTTCAATCGATCCGGGTCTTTAATTAGACCGGTTATGCAATCAACCCGTTTTGACCCGGTGGTTAGACCGCTTGACTCGGCAGTCAGACCGATTGACTTGGCGGTCAAACCAGTTGACCCGGCGATTAGACCAATTGACTcagtttgatttgtaatttcaattttgaactttggttatatattagattgagtttggtttaatattttgatgatgaatttaaacttttattgtgaattagtTGATGTTTGAACTTTGACATATTGTTATGTGTTAGTATTATGTGaagtttgagcttttttttccccttttctattgcttccaaatcaaagattaacaattgttttgtattttttttccatcaaattatttatttgataactaataattcatggatattattattattattattattatgatatatcactatataatttaaaactaatttataattttaaaaataatattttaaaatatttttattaatccaGTATTGACCCAAATGACCCGACGGTTGAACTAATTGACCAGTGACCCAGAGCCTTGACCGGGTtaatgcccgggccgggtctgataaCTATGTTTAAAAGTGTGGAATTATTACCTGGTAGGATACAAACATCATATACACAGGAGAGCCTTGTATCAATAGACTAAAAATTACTTGACCataactatacatatatatatatttttttctatggaCGAAATATGATAAATTCGTGTCAAATACTGCATAGACATGAAGTAAAATTCAACAAATACTTGTCTTGTCTTGTATAGATTTTGGGTTCAATCTCAAGTCATctctaaaataaacatttacACGAAAAACTTGTTAATTGGTGTAAATATACATAAGTTTCTAGAGGGGTTTACATtcaaattgtatatatatatatatatatatataaagaaaaataggagTGGACTCATTGAGCCGTGACGGAACGGAACGGAGACGGAAGGAGACAGGTTGGAGAAGGAGGGTGGGGCCCGCGCGCCGACGGGTTTGAAAAAGGAGTTGAGcgtcaatttaaaattttatgagggACTGGTTGAGAAAAAGGCTCTTCTGAGTGAGATCCACCGCACGTTTGCCTCATGATTCGTGCTGTGTATCGATCTCGAGGGGACCGTGCGGTGGAACGCGGTGTATGTGCGTTGTGGAGTAGACAAAGAGTGGTGAGGGGGGTTGTCAGGATGTGTGGGATTTGGTGAACTGATACTTGATTTTGTGACCAATTAAAGTAACCTGCTTACTTGGCACTTCCCTATTGGTGGTCATTCCTTTTTTTCCCAAGAACATTTCTAatgatctttttttctttttttcgttCTTAagatatttcaataaatttaaaataaacatttatattgagaaaaaaaatctagataaataattataatgataACCAGCAACTACTTATCTATTTCAAAGAAGACTTGGAATTGAATATCAAAActcacataaaataaaaatacaaatatattaaagatattaatttccatatctttatataccaataattttcatttaaattaagGTGTTTATCAcctatttatcaattaaataaataataataataataatcactttcttttgttatttaataactttaaaattcaaaacttttgttaatattctcaaaatacacccttgtatatatatatatatatggaattcaTTAGCTACGACCATTCATAGGGAAAAGGTAGAGATGGAAAGATATAGACATAATTCGGTGCAGGAACAATAGCATAACTAGTACCTAAGTCATGTACTTACACCAAGAATACGTGATTgggtttttgttggttttttataaattttctgaGAAAATACTGGTAAAAATCAGGTTAGACAGTTGATTAAACAGATGTAATTGATTCAATTATTGTTAGGATCACAGTCTAACAATTCATATTAAAGTAATGTATACCCCACTTTTCACTAAACAAACTATTCATAATACTATACATCCCACTTTGCAATATTTATTACTCCTGCGTTTGAATACTGTGTATAATCACATGTTTTAGCTTTTACCCGCGTTGAATTAAAAATCCAACGAGTTTATGCAATAATATCGGTAAAATTCTATGGATATTCATAGAAGatgcagtatatatatatatatatatatatatatatatatatatatattaaaatctacatactaaaacaaaatatttaaaattttacaatagatttttaaaagcaaatattttttatacacaaaaatttaaacaaaaaactatttatttaaatcatcaGTCAGATCAAtctcaattcattaaaaattttaaatattaataaaattaacaaagttGCAAATGCAAAGATCCAACAACATTTGATCCAAGAGGTCAAAactatggaaaaaaaaaaagcattcaaAGTCAagtcaaattattaaaaatctcaatcaatcaatcaaacaacagTCTCATGATGTCTAGTAATTGAAACAAGATTCAAACATTTTGACTACTTTTTCCTCAATGAGAT is a genomic window containing:
- the LOC120279311 gene encoding protein NOI4, whose translation is MSEKGRPLPKFGEWDVNDPASAEGFTVIFNKARDEKKTGGNSRGPESPGKEDQSLKQGTYGSVTKPGAKKWLCCIQSGPAES